The sequence TATATAGATATATCATTTCAAACCACAGATTCTCCTTGGAGGCCCAATATTACAATCCCAGGTGATCTGAAGGAGAAGGAGTCTGTCACTATaacctgctcagctctcactccCTGTCCACACTCCTCTCCTCAACTCACCTGGAATCTCCAACAAGACTCTCACAacaaaatagaagaaaacacAGATGGAAGCTTTACAACTAAAATCCAGCAGAACATCACTCTGTCAGACACATATGATGGAAAGAAGATCAGCTGCTCTGCCAGATATCCTGTGAACCAAGGAAACGACACCaacacagcagagacagaagagACTCTCAGTGTTTCATGTAAGACAATCATAGTGTTTTTATGGATCCTGTGAGTAAACTATGAGTAATGGAATATTAAATGTTTATAATGGATAATAGGAATCCGTATTAGAGctatttcccccctttttttccagtGCTCCCCAAAGAAACCACAGCATTTATCAACCCATCAGGTTCAGTGCCAGCAGGCAGTCAGGTGAACCTAGCTTGTTATAGTAAAGCCAAACCGCCAGTCATCAGCTTCACCTGGTTCAAGAAGAGCAGAGATGGAGCTGTAAAAGTATCTGAAGGAGAGATTTACAGCTTCAATGTAACAGATGGAGGAGTTTATTACTGTGTGGCCACTAATGAGCTGGGTAATCAGACATCAGCAGAGATTTGTGTGAATACTGAAGGTAATGTTAACCAGTATTCATTCAACTGAATGCAAAGAGGCATTTGGCATTCCTGTTTATGGATTATTGTTGTCTTGTCTATGACACTCTTAAAGAATCTTTGTGATTGCTGATTGTTCGACTTTTCTTCAGGAAGgcaaactttaaaatcttttgTTTGAACATTCAGGTGGTATTGGTCTCTTTGCTCTACTGCAGACTGCAGGAATCACAGTGCTTGTGATCACACTGGCCATCTTTGAGTGGTGAGACAAATCTTTCTGTGATATTCTCATTTTTTAGTGTGTGTGGGCTACATTTCATGGATCTTTATTGTTCATCACTGCCAAACCAAACAGAAACTAaagctttttttattgtttgtttgtttttatttcagctgcTTCAGATCAAGACGCTCCAACAAATCAGAGATAGGAATTTGCCAAATGAACACTTACTTAACAACTGAACAACTAAAGTCTATGCAAGTCGCAAGAGGAGGGGAAACTCCAGTTTAAAATACAATATGAAACTATTTTTTAACGCTTAAGAGTTGGTTAACAAGAATTTAGGATGTTTGTAGATTTCTTTATAGTGTGGTGTTCAAATATTTTTAgtcaaattattaaataaaacaatggcCATACTGGCTCAAAATGTATACCACCAGAGCTTAACTGGTTGCTTGTCTCACTCAGATTATTCATATTAGGACAGCATGCTTTTAAACCAGTTCATACTAGAACTGCCTCAGCACATATAAGGGATCACTGGTTAATAAATATAGATGATAGGAAACTAGACAGGGTTGTGCTTTTAGATGCTACTGTGTTCAAGGTCATTGACAACAGTGTTTtaataacaaaatgaaatgtctataatgatgtgttttgtgtgtgtgtgtgtgtgtgtgtgtgtgtgtgtgtgtgtgtgtgtgtgtgtgtgtgtgtgtgtgtgtgtgtgtgtttatggttGTGTGGATTTGTCACGTgtgttgtgttttacttttttgtaaTACTTTTATGATCTTCTGCATGTAATCTGCCAGGCCCTACAGATGCAAATAATCTTAAACTAACTCTGGTACAAAACATTGAATCACAACACTTGTGTTAATATTGtgcatttttccttttcaaataaaatcaattaataataataattgaaccTAGGTGTTGTTGTATCTCAGATGAACAACTGTCTTTCTGGGTGATGGTGAGCATTTCTAAATAGCAGCTTTTCTGACAGTATGGAAAAATCTTGTGGCGTTCCAAAagtgaattgttttttttaatgatttgccGGCTGAGGTGGTTATATACACTGATGATCCTTTTTTTTGAGCATGACTAAAAATAGTAGAATTTCAATGTTGTGTTGAATAACATTACAACTGTTGTAATAAACAAAGTAATTACACAATTAGAACTC is a genomic window of Astatotilapia calliptera chromosome 9, fAstCal1.2, whole genome shotgun sequence containing:
- the LOC113028804 gene encoding myelin-associated glycoprotein-like, encoding MNSLGNKILSMNMVKVGMILIVLFVPDALADCPDEADLFITAPKKLEALSGSCLKIPCSFRLKDEQKFKSTRKIFGVWIKKDSRIVIYPNNVIYNSSGAVNIYPMSITGNLSQRDCTTLFTNLTTTYTDTYFFRVESEPFKATAHCDPLQITVRDSPWRPNITIPGDLKEKESVTITCSALTPCPHSSPQLTWNLQQDSHNKIEENTDGSFTTKIQQNITLSDTYDGKKISCSARYPVNQGNDTNTAETEETLSVSLLPKETTAFINPSGSVPAGSQVNLACYSKAKPPVISFTWFKKSRDGAVKVSEGEIYSFNVTDGGVYYCVATNELGNQTSAEICVNTEGGIGLFALLQTAGITVLVITLAIFECCFRSRRSNKSEIGICQMNTYLTTEQLKSMQVARGGETPV